Proteins encoded within one genomic window of Mycolicibacterium monacense:
- the dut gene encoding dUTP diphosphatase yields the protein MSTSLAVLRLDRELPMPARAHDGDAGVDLFSARDVELAPGQRELVPTGIAVAIPHGMVGLVHPRSGLAARVGLSIVNSPGTIDAGYRGEIKVSLINLDPHAPIVIRRGDRIAQLLVQRVELPELVEVTSFDEAGLAETTRGEGGHGSSGGHASL from the coding sequence GTGTCCACCTCTCTGGCGGTCCTGCGTCTGGACCGCGAGCTACCGATGCCCGCCAGGGCTCATGACGGTGACGCGGGCGTCGACCTGTTCAGCGCCCGCGATGTCGAACTGGCCCCGGGGCAGCGGGAGCTGGTGCCGACGGGGATCGCCGTGGCGATTCCGCACGGCATGGTGGGCCTGGTTCATCCGCGGTCGGGTTTGGCTGCGCGCGTGGGGCTTTCGATCGTCAACAGCCCGGGGACGATCGACGCCGGCTACCGAGGGGAGATCAAGGTGTCGCTGATCAACCTCGATCCGCACGCGCCGATCGTCATCCGACGCGGGGACCGCATCGCCCAGCTGCTGGTGCAGCGGGTTGAACTACCTGAGCTGGTCGAGGTGACGTCGTTCGACGAAGCCGGGCTGGCAGAGACCACCCGTGGCGAAGGCGGCCACGGATCCTCCGGCGGACATGCGAGTTTGTGA
- the cei gene encoding envelope integrity protein Cei: MVSSITEGTAFDRHGRPFRRRNYVPGLLTIGALAVVALVVWVIALNQPTDVREAAVCNPPPPAPAAEPPPPALGKQVSRVDMTDVTPAKLADTRIRVLNASGQGGQAGEIASELRDLGFAQPEAANDPIYVTARLQCQGQIRFGPSGRAAAAAVWLVAPCTELFEDERPDPTVDLAIGTEFAELTASDDIDAVLASLRPDATAPADPELLKRIHTGTC, from the coding sequence GTGGTCTCGAGCATCACCGAAGGCACCGCGTTCGACAGACACGGTCGCCCCTTCCGCCGGCGCAACTACGTGCCCGGCCTCCTCACCATCGGCGCACTCGCGGTCGTCGCGTTGGTGGTGTGGGTGATCGCCCTCAACCAGCCGACCGACGTGCGCGAGGCCGCCGTCTGCAACCCGCCGCCACCGGCGCCGGCCGCCGAACCGCCACCGCCCGCCCTCGGTAAGCAGGTCTCACGCGTCGACATGACCGACGTCACCCCGGCGAAACTGGCCGACACCAGGATCCGCGTGCTCAACGCCAGCGGTCAGGGCGGTCAGGCCGGTGAGATCGCCAGCGAACTCCGGGATCTCGGATTCGCCCAGCCCGAGGCGGCCAACGACCCGATCTACGTGACCGCGCGCCTGCAGTGTCAGGGGCAGATCCGCTTCGGTCCGTCCGGACGCGCCGCGGCCGCCGCGGTGTGGCTGGTGGCGCCGTGCACCGAACTGTTCGAAGACGAACGGCCCGACCCGACGGTCGATCTGGCCATCGGCACCGAGTTCGCCGAACTGACCGCCAGCGACGACATTGACGCGGTGCTGGCCAGCCTGCGGCCGGACGCGACCGCGCCGGCCGATCCCGAACTGCTCAAGCGGATCCACACCGGGACCTGCTGA
- a CDS encoding DUF3093 domain-containing protein: MSDTRATTQTVRYRERLSVPWWWWLPGLGLAGLIAYEVNLGVEALPDWVPFAVLLPVAAVVLAWFGRAEIRVVGGPAGETELWVGDAHLPVSVVAKSAEVPRTAKSAALGRQLDPAAYVVHRAWVGPMILLVLDDPEDPTPYWLVSTRHPDRVLSALGR, from the coding sequence GTGTCCGACACGCGCGCAACCACCCAAACGGTGCGCTACCGCGAACGGCTCTCCGTGCCGTGGTGGTGGTGGCTACCCGGACTCGGGCTGGCGGGACTGATCGCCTACGAGGTCAACCTCGGTGTCGAGGCCCTGCCGGACTGGGTGCCGTTCGCCGTTCTGCTCCCGGTGGCCGCCGTCGTGCTGGCGTGGTTCGGCCGCGCCGAGATCCGCGTGGTCGGCGGCCCCGCCGGCGAGACCGAACTGTGGGTCGGAGACGCGCACCTGCCGGTCAGCGTCGTCGCGAAATCGGCGGAGGTGCCCAGGACGGCGAAATCCGCGGCACTCGGGCGCCAACTCGACCCGGCCGCCTATGTCGTGCACCGGGCCTGGGTCGGCCCGATGATCCTGCTGGTCCTCGACGATCCCGAGGACCCCACGCCCTACTGGCTGGTGAGCACCCGCCACCCCGACCGGGTGCTGTCCGCGCTCGGCCGCTGA
- a CDS encoding DUF3710 domain-containing protein, with protein sequence MAFGKRKSSGKIGEPATQPTPEPVVEPAGEEDLEGPFDIEDFDDPEVAAQGRLDLGSVLVPMPAAGQVQVELNEAGVPSAVWVVTPNGRFTIAAYAAPKSAGLWREVAGELADSLRKDGAAVSIQDGPWGREVVGTATGMVRFIGVDGYRWMIRCVVNGVAESIEALTREAREALRDTVVRRGDTPLPVRTPLAVQLPEPMAAQLRAAAAAQQGQQPDQQQAPPPPPPPEPAARRSAQGSAMQQLRTITGG encoded by the coding sequence ATGGCATTCGGAAAACGTAAGAGCAGCGGCAAGATCGGTGAGCCGGCCACCCAGCCGACCCCCGAGCCGGTCGTCGAACCGGCGGGCGAGGAGGACCTCGAGGGCCCGTTCGACATCGAGGACTTCGACGATCCGGAGGTGGCCGCCCAGGGCCGGCTGGATCTGGGTTCGGTGCTGGTGCCCATGCCCGCCGCGGGTCAGGTGCAGGTCGAGCTCAACGAGGCCGGTGTGCCCAGCGCGGTGTGGGTGGTCACCCCCAACGGCCGCTTCACCATCGCCGCCTATGCGGCGCCGAAATCCGCAGGGCTGTGGCGCGAGGTGGCCGGTGAACTCGCCGACTCGCTGCGCAAGGACGGCGCTGCGGTGAGCATCCAGGACGGTCCGTGGGGCCGCGAGGTGGTCGGCACGGCGACCGGCATGGTCCGGTTCATCGGTGTCGACGGCTACCGCTGGATGATCCGATGCGTCGTCAATGGCGTCGCCGAGAGCATCGAGGCCCTCACCCGGGAGGCGCGGGAAGCGCTGCGCGACACCGTGGTTCGCCGCGGCGACACACCGCTGCCGGTGCGCACGCCGCTGGCGGTCCAGCTGCCCGAGCCGATGGCCGCCCAGTTGCGGGCCGCTGCCGCCGCGCAGCAGGGCCAGCAGCCCGATCAGCAGCAGGCGCCGCCCCCGCCGCCACCGCCGGAGCCTGCCGCGCGCCGCAGCGCACAGGGTTCGGCGATGCAGCAGCTGCGCACCATCACCGGCGGTTAG
- a CDS encoding inositol monophosphatase family protein, translating into MDAAERKDDPLVLREVAEQLAAEAAAFVRTRRGEVFDASSGDAAAGAVAAKSTPTDPVTVVDTETERLLRDRLAEYRPGEQILGEEEGGAADAGAGQLTWVLDPIDGTVNFVYGIEAYAVSVAVQRDGESVAGAVADVAADAVYSAARGHGAQLRRHGTVRPLRCNAPERLAMALLGTGFAYAPERRRRQAELLVELMPRVRDVRRIGSCALDLCMVAAGQLDAYYEDGVNVWDWAAGALVAAEAGAVVSLPTPAGAVGGAGLVIAAAPGIAAELDEALRSVGVRT; encoded by the coding sequence ATGGACGCCGCTGAACGAAAAGACGATCCGCTGGTGTTGCGTGAGGTGGCAGAGCAGTTGGCCGCGGAGGCAGCCGCATTCGTGCGGACGCGGCGCGGCGAGGTGTTCGACGCGTCCTCCGGTGACGCCGCCGCGGGCGCGGTGGCCGCCAAGAGCACACCCACCGACCCGGTGACCGTCGTCGACACCGAGACCGAACGGCTGCTGCGCGACCGGCTCGCCGAATACCGGCCCGGTGAACAGATCCTCGGCGAGGAGGAGGGCGGCGCCGCCGATGCGGGCGCCGGTCAGCTGACGTGGGTGCTCGACCCGATCGACGGGACGGTGAACTTCGTCTACGGCATCGAGGCGTACGCGGTGTCGGTCGCCGTGCAGCGGGACGGCGAATCGGTCGCCGGTGCGGTCGCCGACGTGGCTGCGGACGCGGTGTACTCCGCCGCGCGCGGACACGGTGCGCAGCTGCGCCGCCACGGCACGGTGCGCCCGTTGCGCTGCAACGCGCCCGAGCGCCTGGCGATGGCGCTGCTGGGCACCGGGTTCGCCTACGCCCCGGAACGTCGCCGCCGGCAGGCCGAACTCCTCGTCGAGCTCATGCCCCGCGTGCGCGACGTCCGCAGGATCGGATCGTGCGCCCTGGATCTGTGCATGGTCGCGGCCGGACAGCTGGACGCCTACTACGAGGACGGCGTCAACGTGTGGGACTGGGCGGCCGGGGCTCTTGTCGCCGCCGAAGCCGGGGCCGTGGTGTCGTTGCCGACCCCTGCCGGCGCGGTCGGCGGGGCCGGGCTGGTCATCGCCGCGGCCCCCGGTATCGCCGCGGAGCTCGACGAGGCGCTGCGCAGCGTCGGGGTGCGGACCTGA
- a CDS encoding DUF4193 domain-containing protein has protein sequence MATDYDAPRRTETDDVSEDSLEELKARRNEAQSAVVDVDESETAENFELPGADLSGEELSVRVIPKQADEFTCSSCFLVHHRSRLASEKNGVMICSDCAA, from the coding sequence ATGGCAACCGACTATGACGCCCCACGGCGTACCGAGACCGACGATGTCTCCGAAGACTCGCTCGAAGAACTGAAGGCGCGGCGGAACGAGGCGCAGTCCGCGGTCGTCGACGTCGACGAATCGGAGACCGCCGAGAATTTCGAGCTGCCCGGCGCGGATCTGTCCGGAGAGGAACTCTCCGTGCGGGTGATCCCGAAGCAGGCCGACGAGTTCACCTGCTCCAGCTGCTTCCTGGTCCACCACCGCAGCCGTCTCGCCAGCGAGAAGAACGGCGTGATGATCTGCTCGGACTGCGCGGCCTGA
- the ppgK gene encoding polyphosphate--glucose phosphotransferase produces the protein MTATDSPVADPDAAGGDARRGFGIDVGGSGVKGGVVDLDTGQLIGERFKLPTPQPATPDAVAKTIAAVVKEFGWTGKLGVTYPGVVTHGVVHTAANVDKSWLGVNAQEIYSAALDGQPVTVLNDADAAGLAEERFGAGRDNTGVIVLLTFGTGIGSAVIHNGILLPNTEFGHLEVGGKEAEHRAASSVKERKDWSYERWTQEVTKVLVAIENAIWPDLFIAGGGISRKADKWVPLLKNRTPVVAAALQNSAGIVGAAMAAEVDVSATNR, from the coding sequence ATGACCGCCACCGATTCGCCCGTCGCAGATCCGGACGCCGCCGGTGGGGACGCGCGTCGCGGATTCGGTATCGACGTCGGGGGCAGCGGCGTCAAGGGCGGCGTCGTCGACCTGGACACCGGTCAACTGATCGGCGAGCGGTTCAAACTCCCCACCCCGCAGCCCGCCACCCCCGACGCCGTCGCCAAGACCATCGCCGCGGTGGTCAAGGAGTTCGGCTGGACCGGAAAGCTCGGCGTCACCTATCCCGGCGTGGTGACCCACGGGGTCGTGCACACCGCCGCGAACGTCGACAAGTCGTGGCTGGGCGTCAACGCCCAGGAGATCTACAGCGCCGCCCTCGACGGTCAGCCGGTCACGGTGCTCAACGACGCCGACGCGGCGGGGCTGGCCGAGGAGCGTTTCGGCGCGGGCCGCGACAACACCGGCGTCATCGTGTTGCTGACCTTCGGCACCGGTATCGGCTCGGCGGTCATCCACAACGGCATCCTGCTGCCCAACACCGAATTCGGTCATCTGGAGGTGGGCGGCAAGGAAGCCGAGCACCGCGCCGCGTCGTCGGTCAAGGAGCGCAAGGACTGGAGTTACGAGCGCTGGACCCAGGAGGTCACCAAGGTCCTCGTGGCGATCGAGAACGCGATCTGGCCCGACCTGTTCATCGCCGGAGGCGGTATCAGCCGCAAGGCCGACAAGTGGGTGCCGCTGCTGAAGAACCGCACGCCGGTCGTGGCCGCCGCGCTGCAGAACTCCGCCGGAATCGTCGGCGCGGCGATGGCCGCTGAGGTGGACGTCTCAGCTACCAACCGGTAA
- a CDS encoding alpha/beta hydrolase, protein MTVDLRGVTTVLLPGTGSDDDYAYRAFSPALHEAGAVVVTPPPQPQRLLAGYREALQEAAAGGPVAVGGVSIGAAVAVEWALANPGSAVAVLAALPAWTGSPATAPAAMMARYSAHALRRDGLVAATSQMRASSPRWLGEELTRSWVAQWPALPEAMDEAAGYVAPTCAQLEALRVPMGVASATDDPVHPLEVGMEWVSAAPCAALRTVTLDEMGAEPAVLGVACLAALAEACDRAP, encoded by the coding sequence ATGACGGTCGATCTGCGCGGTGTGACAACGGTGCTCCTGCCCGGAACCGGGTCCGACGACGACTACGCGTACCGGGCGTTCTCGCCCGCCCTGCACGAGGCCGGCGCAGTCGTCGTCACCCCGCCGCCGCAGCCCCAGCGGCTGCTCGCGGGGTACCGGGAGGCGCTGCAGGAGGCCGCCGCCGGCGGACCGGTGGCCGTCGGGGGCGTGTCGATCGGCGCGGCGGTCGCCGTCGAATGGGCGCTCGCCAACCCCGGTTCTGCGGTGGCGGTGCTCGCGGCGTTGCCCGCGTGGACCGGTTCGCCGGCGACGGCGCCCGCGGCGATGATGGCGCGCTACTCGGCGCACGCGTTGCGGCGGGACGGACTGGTGGCGGCGACGTCACAGATGCGCGCGTCGAGCCCGCGCTGGCTCGGTGAGGAGCTGACCCGCTCGTGGGTGGCGCAGTGGCCGGCGCTGCCCGAGGCGATGGACGAGGCGGCCGGCTATGTCGCGCCGACGTGCGCGCAGTTGGAGGCGCTGAGGGTGCCGATGGGTGTGGCCTCGGCCACCGACGATCCGGTGCACCCGCTGGAGGTCGGGATGGAGTGGGTGTCCGCGGCGCCGTGCGCGGCGCTGCGGACCGTCACCCTCGACGAGATGGGCGCCGAACCCGCGGTGCTCGGCGTCGCATGCCTCGCAGCGCTCGCCGAGGCGTGCGACCGGGCGCCCTAA
- a CDS encoding methyltransferase, translating into MPKPPRVPPQRVVRAVDRVRAGLQRLHRTTAPGNIALLELATGAWTTAALYTAAKLGIADQLAAGPKHSNDVADRVGADHDGVHRLMRALASCGVLTQHADGSFTLTRVGDALRSDAEGSLRDMVLFIGHPIRWADWGNLEHSVRTGKTAFAELHGRPFFEYLETDPEFAAVFNNAMTASSGVTDEVALGAYDFSGFKLVVDVGGGHGSVLSTILRSAPQARGVLYDLPEVVADAGPTFEAAGVADRASATGGSFMDSVPDGGDLYVMKNIIHDWSDDDAATILRNIRTAMAPGGKLLLIEMVLPERANAFIGLLLDLEMLVAAGGRERTRGEYANLLSRTGFRLTHVTGTVTPLSILEAEPV; encoded by the coding sequence GTGCCGAAGCCTCCGAGAGTTCCGCCTCAGCGGGTGGTGCGCGCAGTCGACCGTGTCCGTGCCGGTCTGCAGCGCCTGCACCGCACGACCGCACCGGGCAACATCGCCCTGCTCGAACTGGCGACCGGCGCCTGGACCACCGCCGCGCTGTACACCGCCGCGAAGCTGGGGATCGCCGACCAGCTGGCGGCCGGGCCGAAGCACTCCAACGACGTCGCGGACCGCGTCGGCGCCGACCACGACGGCGTGCACCGGCTGATGCGGGCACTGGCCAGCTGCGGTGTGCTCACCCAGCACGCCGACGGTTCGTTCACCCTGACCCGCGTCGGCGATGCGCTGCGTTCGGACGCCGAGGGCTCGCTGCGCGACATGGTGTTGTTCATCGGCCACCCGATCCGCTGGGCGGACTGGGGCAACCTCGAACACTCCGTGCGCACGGGCAAGACGGCCTTCGCCGAACTGCACGGCCGTCCGTTCTTCGAGTACCTCGAGACCGACCCGGAGTTCGCCGCGGTGTTCAACAACGCGATGACCGCGTCCAGCGGTGTGACCGACGAGGTCGCGCTGGGCGCCTACGACTTCTCCGGGTTCAAGCTCGTCGTCGATGTGGGCGGCGGACACGGTTCGGTGCTGAGCACCATCCTGCGCAGCGCCCCGCAGGCGCGCGGTGTGCTCTACGACCTGCCTGAGGTGGTGGCCGACGCCGGCCCCACCTTCGAGGCCGCCGGTGTGGCCGACCGCGCCTCGGCCACCGGTGGGTCGTTCATGGATTCGGTGCCCGACGGCGGCGACCTGTATGTGATGAAGAACATCATCCACGACTGGTCCGACGACGACGCGGCGACGATCCTGCGCAACATCCGGACCGCCATGGCGCCCGGCGGCAAACTCCTCCTGATCGAGATGGTGCTGCCCGAACGTGCCAACGCATTCATCGGGCTCTTGCTCGACCTCGAGATGCTGGTCGCCGCGGGCGGACGC
- a CDS encoding RNA polymerase sigma factor, with the protein MAATKASPATEEPVKRTATKTPAKKTAAAKAPAKRAAKGTATTRGPAKKDGAAPRGRGKKSTAPEAGAADALADDDLDTDDTLEAEPDIDVDDADLDLEDLDTDDDSSDDGDDADTPDAKVKAAPKGGAVPAAPATEDEEIAEPSEKDKASGDFVWDEEESEALRQARKDAELTASADSVRAYLKQIGKVALLNAEEEVELAKRIEAGLFATQKLAELAEKGEKLPVQQRRDMQWICRDGDRAKNHLLEANLRLVVSLAKRYTGRGMAFLDLIQEGNLGLIRAVEKFDYTKGYKFSTYATWWIRQAITRAMADQARTIRIPVHMVEVINKLGRIQRELLQDLGREPTPEELAKEMDITPEKVLEIQQYAREPISLDQTIGDEGDSQLGDFIEDSEAVVAVDAVSFTLLQDQLQSVLETLSEREAGVVRLRFGLTDGQPRTLDEIGQVYGVTRERIRQIESKTMSKLRHPSRSQVLRDYLD; encoded by the coding sequence GTGGCAGCGACAAAGGCAAGCCCGGCAACCGAAGAGCCGGTGAAGCGCACCGCTACCAAGACCCCCGCGAAGAAGACCGCCGCGGCGAAGGCCCCAGCCAAACGCGCGGCCAAGGGTACGGCGACGACCCGCGGCCCGGCCAAGAAGGACGGCGCCGCCCCGCGCGGTCGTGGCAAGAAGTCCACCGCACCCGAGGCCGGTGCCGCCGACGCCCTCGCCGACGACGACCTCGACACCGACGACACCCTCGAGGCCGAACCGGATATCGACGTCGACGACGCCGACCTGGACCTCGAGGATCTCGACACCGACGACGACTCGTCCGACGACGGCGACGACGCCGACACCCCCGACGCCAAGGTCAAGGCCGCCCCCAAGGGCGGCGCGGTGCCCGCCGCCCCCGCCACCGAGGACGAGGAGATCGCCGAGCCCTCCGAGAAGGACAAGGCCTCCGGCGACTTCGTCTGGGACGAGGAGGAGTCAGAGGCGCTGCGGCAGGCCCGCAAGGACGCCGAGCTCACCGCCTCCGCCGACTCGGTGCGCGCGTATCTCAAGCAGATCGGCAAGGTGGCGCTGCTCAACGCCGAGGAGGAAGTCGAGCTCGCCAAGCGCATCGAGGCCGGTCTGTTCGCCACCCAGAAGCTGGCCGAACTCGCCGAAAAGGGTGAGAAGCTGCCGGTGCAGCAGCGCCGCGACATGCAGTGGATCTGCCGCGACGGCGACCGCGCCAAGAACCACCTGCTGGAGGCGAACCTCCGCCTGGTGGTGTCGCTGGCCAAGCGCTACACCGGCCGTGGCATGGCGTTCCTGGACCTCATCCAGGAGGGCAACCTCGGTCTGATCCGCGCGGTCGAGAAGTTCGACTACACCAAGGGTTACAAGTTCTCCACCTACGCCACCTGGTGGATCCGGCAGGCGATCACCCGCGCGATGGCCGACCAGGCGCGCACCATCCGCATCCCGGTGCACATGGTCGAGGTCATCAACAAGCTGGGCCGCATCCAGCGCGAGCTGCTCCAGGACCTGGGTCGCGAACCCACGCCCGAAGAGCTCGCCAAGGAGATGGACATCACGCCGGAGAAGGTGCTGGAGATCCAGCAGTACGCGCGTGAGCCGATCTCGCTGGACCAGACGATCGGCGACGAGGGCGACAGCCAGCTCGGCGACTTCATCGAGGACTCCGAGGCCGTGGTGGCCGTGGACGCGGTCTCGTTCACGCTTCTGCAGGATCAGCTGCAGTCGGTGCTGGAGACGCTGTCGGAGCGCGAGGCCGGCGTGGTACGGCTGCGGTTCGGCCTCACCGACGGCCAGCCGCGCACGCTCGACGAGATCGGCCAGGTCTACGGCGTCACGCGGGAACGCATCCGCCAGATCGAGTCGAAGACGATGAGCAAGCTCCGGCACCCCAGCCGGTCGCAGGTGCTGCGCGACTACCTCGACTGA